One part of the Janthinobacterium sp. 17J80-10 genome encodes these proteins:
- a CDS encoding HDOD domain-containing protein: MSASRQNPTASSAAADLMGSIDIPPRPALLMALQRELRRKEPDVRKVAQLLGRDAAMAGQLLKTANSAFLNLRRRSDSVDDAIALIGMNHCSSIMEGLIVRSILGTGKMMMARFWDVSEKRAQGMSYLARQTSAVPQELAYSFGLFCDIGIPLMKATFPTYLETLSIANKMGGWRFVRLEEVRHGINHTMVGATLAEHWGISPAIVLAIKLHHAPEALADNAVPTVVKGLVAINLVVEKAIEEFRGADVSLEWRDGGSAAAGVLGLSMNEIDALCAQLIQVFSGALPPAA, from the coding sequence GTGTCCGCATCCCGGCAAAATCCGACGGCTTCTTCCGCTGCAGCGGACCTGATGGGGTCCATCGACATTCCACCGCGGCCGGCATTGCTGATGGCGCTGCAGCGCGAGTTGCGGCGAAAGGAGCCGGATGTCAGAAAAGTGGCGCAATTGCTGGGCCGTGATGCGGCAATGGCGGGGCAACTCCTGAAGACAGCCAATTCCGCCTTCCTGAACTTGCGCCGCCGCTCGGACAGCGTCGACGACGCCATTGCCCTGATCGGCATGAACCACTGCAGCAGCATCATGGAAGGATTGATTGTCAGGAGCATCCTGGGCACTGGCAAGATGATGATGGCCCGGTTCTGGGATGTTTCCGAAAAACGCGCGCAAGGCATGAGTTACCTGGCGCGGCAAACGAGCGCAGTACCGCAAGAACTCGCCTACAGCTTTGGCCTGTTTTGCGATATCGGCATTCCCCTCATGAAAGCCACTTTCCCGACTTACCTGGAAACCCTGTCGATCGCCAACAAAATGGGGGGATGGCGCTTCGTCAGGCTGGAAGAAGTCCGGCACGGCATCAACCACACCATGGTCGGCGCAACGCTGGCTGAACACTGGGGGATTTCGCCCGCCATCGTGCTCGCCATCAAGCTCCATCATGCGCCCGAGGCGCTGGCCGACAACGCTGTCCCCACGGTCGTCAAGGGGCTGGTTGCCATCAACCTGGTCGTCGAAAAAGCCATCGAAGAATTCCGCGGCGCGGACGTCTCGCTGGAGTGGCGCGATGGCGGCAGCGCCGCCGCCGGCGTGCTGGGCCTTTCCATGAATGAGATCGACGCCCTCTGCGCGCAATTGATCCAGGTGTTTTCCGGCGCGCTCCCGCCCGCTGCCTAG
- a CDS encoding hemolysin family protein, giving the protein MSLFQHIALLVFLVLAAGFLSLTEISLAGARKIKLKLLAEAGDERALKVMALQAQSADFFAASQIGLNAIAILGGILGEGALRPYFIEWISLVYSGPGLENIGFILSFIFVTTLFILFSDLMPKRLAMIAPERIAVAVIKPVQWFIGLCKPFSWALNLVANLLFRLFKVETTRDDSITFDEISAAVKAGALAGVLQKQEQHFIENVFELESRAVTSTMTNRDNVVFFSLNESEDSIRQKIAQHSYSKFPVCDGVIDHVIGYVDTRDILVRLLNKQSLFQLNESSIRTVLIIPDTLTLSELLDKFRATKESFAVVINEYALVMGVITVSDIMITVMGSWGSPLDEDKQILQREDGSWLIDGSTPVGDMKRTIGLETLPEEENYQTAAGFMMYMLRKVPKRTDSVEYEGIKFEVLDVDHYRIDQLLVKRLAANDPAKLT; this is encoded by the coding sequence TTGAGTCTGTTTCAACATATCGCCTTATTGGTCTTTCTGGTGCTGGCCGCCGGCTTTCTGTCACTGACGGAAATTTCCCTGGCCGGCGCACGAAAGATCAAGCTCAAGCTGCTGGCCGAGGCGGGCGACGAGCGCGCCCTGAAAGTCATGGCGCTGCAGGCGCAGTCGGCGGACTTCTTTGCCGCTTCGCAGATCGGCCTGAATGCCATCGCCATCCTCGGCGGCATCCTTGGCGAAGGCGCCTTGCGGCCCTACTTCATCGAGTGGATTTCATTGGTTTACAGCGGTCCCGGCCTGGAAAACATCGGCTTCATCCTGTCCTTCATTTTCGTCACGACCCTGTTCATCCTGTTTTCCGACCTGATGCCCAAGCGCCTGGCCATGATTGCGCCGGAACGCATTGCCGTCGCAGTCATCAAGCCGGTCCAGTGGTTCATCGGCCTTTGCAAGCCGTTTTCATGGGCATTGAACCTCGTGGCGAACCTGCTGTTCCGCCTCTTCAAGGTGGAAACGACGCGGGATGACAGTATCACGTTCGATGAAATTTCCGCCGCGGTCAAGGCCGGGGCCTTGGCTGGCGTGCTGCAAAAGCAGGAGCAGCACTTCATCGAAAATGTCTTCGAACTGGAGTCGCGCGCGGTAACGTCCACCATGACCAACCGCGACAACGTGGTGTTTTTCAGCCTGAATGAAAGCGAAGACAGCATCCGCCAGAAAATCGCACAACATTCCTATTCCAAGTTCCCGGTCTGCGATGGCGTCATCGACCATGTCATCGGCTATGTCGATACCCGCGATATCCTGGTGCGCCTGCTGAACAAACAATCGCTGTTCCAGTTGAATGAATCGAGCATCCGCACCGTGCTGATCATTCCCGATACGCTGACATTGTCGGAACTGCTGGACAAGTTCCGGGCGACCAAGGAAAGCTTTGCCGTGGTGATCAATGAATACGCCCTGGTCATGGGCGTCATTACCGTGAGCGACATCATGATTACCGTGATGGGCAGCTGGGGCAGCCCGCTGGACGAGGACAAGCAGATCCTGCAGCGCGAGGATGGCTCATGGCTGATCGACGGCAGCACGCCCGTGGGCGACATGAAACGCACCATTGGCCTTGAAACCTTGCCCGAGGAAGAAAACTACCAGACCGCGGCCGGCTTCATGATGTATATGCTGCGCAAAGTCCCCAAGCGTACCGACAGCGTAGAATACGAGGGCATCAAGTTCGAGGTCCTGGACGTGGACCACTATCGCATCGACCAGTTGCTGGTCAAGCGCCTTGCCGCAAACGATCCCGCCAAGTTGACCTGA